A single Bacillota bacterium DNA region contains:
- a CDS encoding TRC40/GET3/ArsA family transport-energizing ATPase translates to MRSPEVNPLKPAGLKAYFDAHPEIRVAIFAGKGGLGKTTSSSSLAYYLATEKKRKTLLFSTDPQASLSDIFEQNFFGKGVIEVIPNLFVVEIDADRRVAEYQAGVKQKIRDMYGLAELPREIEEYIDSSSAEPSMYESATYDAMAELVAANEFDMYIFDMPPFGHGVRMVAMAEILSKWVEKITEARSQVAEYEQVAASLKGERAQEDAMMAELLDIRQRITTFTDLITNQTSTGFFMVLIPEQMAILDTDRALAMFSELGIQLSGLIVNQVYPPELLEQPNLSEFLRNRLEGQRPYLQEIERKFGERVLSVVPMYTREPKGLEMIARASADLMECKVAV, encoded by the coding sequence ATGAGATCACCGGAGGTGAACCCCTTGAAGCCGGCTGGGCTCAAAGCCTACTTCGACGCACACCCCGAGATCCGCGTCGCCATCTTCGCCGGCAAGGGCGGGCTGGGAAAGACGACGTCCAGTTCCTCCCTCGCCTACTACCTGGCCACCGAGAAGAAACGGAAGACGCTTCTCTTCAGCACCGACCCCCAGGCCTCGCTGTCGGACATCTTCGAGCAGAACTTCTTCGGCAAGGGCGTCATCGAGGTGATCCCCAACCTCTTCGTGGTCGAGATCGACGCCGACCGTCGGGTGGCCGAGTACCAGGCCGGCGTCAAGCAGAAGATCCGCGACATGTACGGCCTGGCGGAACTGCCCCGGGAGATCGAGGAGTACATCGACTCCTCCTCCGCCGAGCCGTCCATGTACGAATCGGCCACCTACGACGCCATGGCCGAGCTGGTGGCGGCCAACGAGTTCGACATGTACATCTTCGACATGCCGCCCTTCGGTCACGGCGTGCGCATGGTCGCCATGGCCGAGATCCTCTCCAAGTGGGTGGAGAAGATCACCGAGGCACGCAGCCAGGTGGCGGAGTATGAGCAGGTCGCCGCCTCGCTCAAGGGCGAGCGCGCGCAGGAAGATGCCATGATGGCCGAGCTGCTCGACATCCGCCAGCGGATCACCACCTTCACCGACCTGATCACCAACCAGACCAGCACCGGTTTCTTCATGGTGCTGATCCCGGAACAGATGGCGATCCTGGATACCGACCGGGCCCTGGCCATGTTCTCCGAGCTGGGCATCCAGCTCTCCGGCCTGATCGTCAACCAGGTCTACCCGCCCGAGCTGCTGGAGCAGCCCAACCTGAGCGAGTTCCTGCGCAACCGCCTGGAGGGCCAGCGTCCCTACCTCCAGGAGATCGAGCGCAAGTTCGGCGAGAGGGTTCTCTCCGTGGTACCGATGTACACCCGTGAGCCGAAGGGGCTGGAGATGATCGCGCGGGCCAGCGCCGACCTGATGGAGTGCAAGGTGGCTGTCTAG
- a CDS encoding ArsA family ATPase, with amino-acid sequence MQSLSEFLEEHPNLRFVFTGGKGGVGKTVSAAVLAYHFARQGKRTLLASLNPVHSLSSLFGQDLSGGQVRPVQGVDNLFAIEVNTEDAVQRYRDSVSTRIREFLRYADIPVDARPFIDIAMTNPAFEESAMFDKMTDMMLMQSGEYDRIVFDTAAVANAVRLIGLSKIYGLWLGRLIESRKEALSLRVQLSFRKEKVMEEVRQDPMMADLIGMNDRFERVKGLLVDPETTAFFFVTLPLSLPISVVKRFIEMVRAYDIPVGGVIVNEVITRDALGEEPDEYLRNKFAEQGSYLQTIQADLGPLVRTYLPLYPREVVGLEAVDRVAEDMFRPSQDLAAELPA; translated from the coding sequence ATGCAGAGCCTGAGCGAGTTCCTCGAGGAGCATCCCAACCTGCGCTTCGTCTTCACCGGCGGGAAGGGCGGGGTCGGCAAGACCGTCAGCGCCGCCGTCCTGGCCTACCACTTCGCCCGGCAGGGCAAGCGGACGCTGCTGGCCTCGCTCAACCCCGTCCACTCCCTCTCCAGCCTCTTCGGCCAGGACCTCTCCGGCGGCCAGGTGCGGCCGGTCCAGGGAGTCGACAACCTCTTCGCCATCGAGGTGAACACCGAGGACGCGGTCCAGCGCTACCGCGACAGCGTCAGCACCCGCATCCGGGAGTTCCTGCGCTACGCCGACATCCCGGTGGACGCCCGTCCCTTCATCGACATCGCCATGACCAACCCGGCCTTCGAGGAGTCGGCGATGTTCGACAAGATGACCGACATGATGCTGATGCAGTCCGGCGAGTACGACCGCATCGTCTTCGACACGGCCGCCGTCGCCAACGCCGTCCGGCTGATCGGCCTCTCCAAGATCTACGGCCTCTGGCTGGGGCGGCTGATCGAAAGCAGGAAGGAGGCGCTCTCGCTGCGCGTCCAGCTCTCCTTCCGCAAGGAGAAGGTGATGGAAGAGGTCCGGCAGGATCCGATGATGGCCGACCTGATCGGCATGAACGACCGCTTCGAGAGGGTGAAGGGGCTCCTGGTCGATCCGGAGACCACCGCCTTCTTCTTCGTCACGCTGCCGCTCTCGCTGCCCATCTCGGTGGTCAAGCGCTTCATCGAGATGGTGCGCGCCTACGACATCCCGGTGGGTGGCGTGATCGTCAACGAGGTGATCACCCGCGACGCGCTCGGCGAGGAGCCGGACGAGTACCTGCGCAACAAGTTCGCCGAGCAGGGGAGCTACCTGCAGACCATCCAGGCCGACCTCGGCCCGCTGGTCCGCACCTACCTGCCGCTCTACCCGCGCGAGGTGGTCGGCCTGGAGGCGGTCGACCGGGTGGCCGAGGACATGTTCCGGCCCAGCCAGGACCTGGCCGCCGAGCTGCCCGCCTGA
- a CDS encoding GerMN domain-containing protein — translation MDVRHRKGGWRRAGRRLGSALLLALLLLGAGCGQGVGVGSGTGAGTGPAPGGASQGAPPSRKGPAPEGEPALAVYFVHGSGGGRQRPVLAPVRRPLPEGVRPDDVHARLRAAMEALLSGPTEEERRAGWASALPRGTRLLGVEVARPVAVLDFSGELEQAGGTLAVGTLLDQIALTAASVQGVKGVELRVEGARVGSEEHPFTGEGFLFRRLLPPLDSELVRGLAPEEALDLWIAAIPDREAMWRLMGPGLRARYGKPAAVDVTAWAEGLGSYRGYTAEAGRPVGGDAKTGEGQRAEVRLQGTFQLEGMTENVVYTARMVREGGIWRFDGGQKAE, via the coding sequence ATGGACGTGCGGCATCGGAAAGGCGGATGGCGACGGGCGGGCCGGCGCCTGGGGAGCGCGCTGCTCCTCGCCCTTCTCCTGCTGGGCGCCGGTTGCGGGCAGGGGGTCGGGGTGGGGTCGGGGACGGGGGCGGGGACGGGACCGGCTCCCGGAGGCGCCAGCCAAGGGGCGCCCCCCTCCCGGAAAGGGCCCGCACCCGAGGGCGAGCCCGCCCTGGCGGTCTACTTCGTGCACGGGAGCGGAGGCGGGAGACAGCGGCCCGTCCTCGCCCCGGTCCGCCGCCCGCTGCCGGAGGGGGTGCGCCCGGACGACGTGCACGCGCGGCTGAGGGCGGCGATGGAGGCGCTTCTCTCCGGGCCGACCGAGGAAGAGCGGCGGGCCGGGTGGGCCAGCGCCCTGCCCCGGGGGACCCGGCTGCTCGGGGTGGAGGTGGCCCGGCCGGTGGCGGTGCTCGACTTCTCCGGCGAGCTGGAGCAGGCGGGCGGGACGCTGGCGGTCGGGACGCTCCTCGACCAGATCGCGCTGACGGCCGCCTCCGTCCAGGGCGTCAAGGGCGTCGAGCTGCGGGTGGAGGGGGCGCGGGTGGGCAGCGAGGAGCATCCCTTCACGGGGGAGGGCTTCCTCTTCCGGCGGCTTCTGCCTCCGCTGGATTCGGAGCTGGTGCGGGGTCTGGCACCGGAGGAGGCGCTGGATCTCTGGATCGCGGCCATCCCCGACCGCGAGGCCATGTGGCGGTTGATGGGACCCGGGCTGCGCGCCCGGTACGGGAAGCCCGCGGCCGTGGACGTCACCGCCTGGGCGGAGGGCCTGGGGAGCTACCGGGGCTACACCGCGGAGGCGGGCCGGCCGGTGGGAGGCGACGCCAAGACCGGCGAGGGCCAGCGGGCGGAGGTGCGGCTGCAGGGGACCTTCCAGTTGGAGGGAATGACGGAAAACGTCGTCTACACCGCCAGGATGGTCCGGGAAGGCGGCATCTGGCGCTTCGACGGCGGGCAGAAAGCGGAGTAA
- a CDS encoding MFS transporter, with protein MSGAFSALRHRNFQLFFAGQTVSLVGTWMQNVGQGWLVLQLSDSPWVLGMVSALQFVPFLIFSLVAGALVDRMAKRRLLVATQSTLALLALVLGLLTLSGQVRVWHVMVLAFLTGTVQSFDNPGRQAFLVEMVGREDLMNAISLNSSTFNGARLVGPAVAGLVIGAAGAGWAFLLNAASFVAVIAGLLMMRLEPGRERPVHAPLLKEVVGGLDYVRKTPAVLVTILLIGVISTFALNFNVLMPVFARYTLRAGPEIYGYLMSAMGSGALAGGLVLAYLSRWGPRREILLGGALLFTTGVTVLGFVRQFVPAMLLLFLIGFAMIGYTATSNSTIQVTVPDQLRGRVMSLYVMVLNGVAPVGALFVGGLAQRWDAGAGFLVGGAVSLAAVLAALALRRRWDPDLRPAPAVRGGAAGCPRQGEGGA; from the coding sequence CTGAGCGGAGCCTTCTCCGCCTTGCGCCACCGGAACTTCCAGCTCTTTTTCGCAGGTCAGACCGTCTCGCTGGTGGGCACCTGGATGCAGAACGTGGGCCAGGGCTGGCTCGTCCTCCAGCTGAGCGACTCTCCCTGGGTGCTGGGCATGGTCAGCGCGCTCCAGTTCGTGCCCTTCCTGATCTTCTCGCTGGTGGCGGGGGCGCTGGTCGACCGGATGGCGAAGCGGCGCCTCCTGGTGGCCACCCAGAGCACCCTCGCCCTTCTCGCCCTGGTCCTGGGGCTTCTGACGCTCTCCGGCCAGGTGCGCGTCTGGCACGTGATGGTGCTCGCCTTCCTGACCGGGACGGTGCAGAGCTTCGACAACCCGGGGCGGCAGGCGTTCCTGGTCGAGATGGTCGGGCGGGAAGACCTGATGAACGCCATCTCGCTCAACTCCTCCACCTTCAACGGCGCCCGCCTGGTGGGGCCGGCCGTGGCGGGGCTGGTCATCGGCGCGGCGGGAGCAGGCTGGGCCTTTCTGCTCAACGCGGCCAGCTTCGTCGCCGTGATCGCCGGCCTCCTGATGATGCGCCTCGAGCCCGGCCGCGAACGGCCCGTCCACGCCCCGCTGCTCAAGGAAGTGGTGGGCGGCCTGGATTACGTCCGCAAGACCCCGGCGGTGCTGGTCACCATCCTCCTGATCGGCGTCATCAGCACCTTCGCTCTCAACTTCAACGTCCTGATGCCGGTCTTCGCGCGCTACACGCTCCGGGCGGGCCCGGAGATCTACGGCTACCTCATGTCCGCCATGGGCTCGGGCGCGCTGGCGGGCGGCCTGGTCCTGGCCTACCTCTCGCGCTGGGGTCCGCGGCGGGAGATCCTCCTGGGCGGGGCGCTCCTCTTCACCACCGGCGTCACCGTCCTGGGCTTCGTCCGGCAGTTCGTGCCGGCGATGCTCCTCCTCTTCCTGATCGGCTTCGCCATGATCGGCTACACCGCCACCTCCAACAGCACCATCCAGGTGACGGTGCCCGACCAGCTGCGCGGGCGCGTGATGAGCCTCTACGTGATGGTCCTCAACGGCGTCGCCCCCGTGGGCGCGCTCTTCGTCGGCGGGCTCGCCCAGCGCTGGGACGCGGGGGCCGGTTTCCTGGTCGGGGGCGCCGTCAGCCTGGCGGCCGTGCTGGCCGCCCTGGCGCTGCGCAGGCGCTGGGACCCCGACCTCCGGCCGGCACCTGCGGTGCGCGGGGGCGCGGCAGGCTGCCCGCGCCAGGGGGAGGGGGGCGCCTGA
- a CDS encoding MFS transporter has protein sequence MGGRRTEDRPPRPDRRLPATVWAAGLVSLLTDISTEMIVPVLPLFVTETLHAGAGALGLLEGVAESTASVLRVASGWFSDRIGRRKPLMLAGYGFSNLVKPLFALSTSWIQVLGIRFLDRFGKGIRGAPRDALLAEVTPLEDRGRSFGLHRALDTLGAALGPLLAAWLLASAPGRYRTIFWVSAIPGTLAVLILLFAVHEPAPGRSARAVEGRKGEPAPSGRVSDLGGAFLWLLAAATLFSLGNSSDAFLILKARSTGLDDSLVPLAYFLLNAVYSAASYPLGALSDRVGRFPLVLGGWVAFALIYAGFALASRPPAIWFLFAVYGVYYAATEGMLRALAADLVPAPRRATALGLLNGLTGVALLPASVVAGWLWQSVAPAAVFWFGAATALAAALLLLAGRRKLLAGVEAGAGGDRAAPSS, from the coding sequence ATGGGTGGCCGGCGGACGGAGGATCGCCCGCCCCGCCCCGACCGGCGCCTGCCGGCCACCGTCTGGGCGGCCGGGCTGGTCAGCCTGCTCACGGACATCTCCACGGAGATGATCGTCCCGGTGCTCCCCCTCTTCGTCACCGAGACGCTCCACGCCGGGGCGGGCGCGCTGGGACTCCTGGAGGGCGTGGCGGAGAGCACCGCCAGCGTCCTCCGCGTCGCCTCCGGCTGGTTCTCCGACCGGATCGGCCGCAGGAAGCCCCTGATGCTGGCCGGCTACGGCTTCTCCAACCTGGTCAAGCCGCTCTTCGCGCTCTCCACGAGCTGGATCCAGGTGCTGGGCATCCGCTTCCTGGACCGCTTCGGCAAGGGGATCCGGGGAGCCCCCCGCGACGCGCTCCTGGCGGAGGTGACGCCGCTGGAGGATCGCGGCCGCTCCTTCGGCCTCCACCGGGCGCTGGATACGCTGGGGGCGGCGCTGGGACCGCTCCTGGCGGCCTGGCTCCTGGCCTCGGCGCCCGGCCGGTACCGGACCATCTTCTGGGTCTCGGCCATTCCCGGCACGCTGGCCGTGCTGATCCTCCTCTTCGCCGTCCACGAGCCCGCGCCCGGTCGCTCCGCCCGCGCCGTGGAGGGGCGGAAGGGGGAACCCGCCCCGAGCGGGCGGGTGTCGGATCTCGGGGGCGCCTTCCTCTGGCTGCTGGCGGCCGCGACGCTCTTCTCGCTGGGCAACTCCTCCGACGCCTTCCTGATCCTGAAGGCACGGAGCACCGGCCTGGATGACTCGCTGGTACCGCTGGCCTACTTCCTCCTGAACGCGGTCTACTCCGCCGCGTCGTACCCCCTGGGGGCGCTCTCCGACCGGGTGGGACGCTTCCCGCTGGTGCTCGGCGGCTGGGTCGCCTTCGCCCTGATCTACGCGGGCTTCGCCCTCGCCTCCCGGCCGCCGGCCATCTGGTTCCTCTTCGCCGTCTACGGGGTGTATTACGCTGCGACGGAAGGGATGCTGCGGGCGCTGGCCGCCGACCTGGTGCCCGCACCGCGCCGGGCGACGGCGCTCGGCCTGCTCAACGGGCTGACCGGCGTGGCGCTCCTTCCCGCCAGCGTGGTGGCCGGGTGGCTCTGGCAGAGCGTGGCGCCCGCCGCGGTCTTCTGGTTCGGTGCCGCCACGGCGCTGGCCGCGGCCCTCCTCCTCCTGGCCGGCCGCAGGAAGCTCCTCGCCGGCGTGGAGGCCGGCGCCGGAGGGGACCGGGCGGCTCCGTCGAGCTAG
- the pepF gene encoding oligoendopeptidase F — MDGNPDKERARGAVPERNATDPRYRWRVEDLFPDEESWERALQQAEATIPRLAALRGRLAGGAGELLAVLRAADELELALERLVVYAKLRMDEDQRVSRHQEMMDRAMAVATRAAEAGAFIEPEILAIDPERLRRWQEEEPGLAPYRQRLSVLERLRPHVRSAEMEELLASAGQMGQAPGRIFEAVQYADMRFPTIRDARGKEVEMSHGRYTRLLEEPDREVRRRAFAAMGETLARHRHTLAASLQAEVRKNVFFARARRYGSAREAALAPHQIPVSVYDNLVQTVRRHLDLLHRWVALRKRALGLDEIHLYDVYVPVDAGEERPIPYEEAVRLVEDGLRPLGEGYLRDFDAGVRGGWVDVYENRGKASGAYTSTVYGTHPYVLLNYQENLDSVFTLAHEMGHAMHSFYSNARQPYPTSQYALFVAEVASTLNESLLIQEMLERTRDPMEQRRLLDRYLQAFRATLFRQTLFAEFEQRIHELVESGGALQAENLSTIYHDLNVDYFGPEMVIDAEIDLEWARIPHFYMNFYVYQYATAFSAATALAQRIRREGEPAQRRYLDFLASGSSRDPLDLLEAAGVDLRRPEPIEEALAFFSRLLDRFEATGL, encoded by the coding sequence TTGGACGGCAACCCCGACAAGGAACGGGCCCGGGGCGCGGTGCCCGAGCGGAACGCCACCGATCCGCGCTACCGCTGGCGGGTGGAGGATCTCTTCCCCGACGAGGAGAGCTGGGAGAGGGCGCTGCAACAGGCGGAGGCGACGATTCCCCGGCTGGCGGCGCTGCGCGGCCGGCTCGCCGGCGGCGCCGGCGAACTGCTCGCCGTCCTCCGCGCGGCCGACGAGCTGGAGCTGGCGCTGGAGCGGCTCGTCGTCTACGCCAAGCTGCGCATGGACGAGGATCAGCGCGTCAGCCGCCACCAGGAGATGATGGACCGCGCCATGGCGGTGGCCACCCGGGCGGCCGAGGCGGGGGCCTTCATCGAGCCCGAGATCCTGGCCATCGACCCCGAGCGGCTCCGGCGCTGGCAGGAGGAGGAGCCCGGCCTCGCCCCCTACCGCCAGCGCTTGAGCGTGCTGGAACGCCTCCGCCCCCACGTGCGCTCGGCCGAGATGGAGGAGCTGCTGGCCTCGGCCGGCCAGATGGGCCAAGCCCCGGGGCGGATCTTCGAGGCCGTCCAGTACGCCGACATGCGCTTCCCCACCATCCGTGACGCGCGCGGCAAGGAAGTGGAGATGAGCCACGGGCGGTACACCCGCCTCCTGGAGGAGCCCGACCGGGAGGTCAGGCGGCGCGCTTTCGCCGCCATGGGCGAGACGCTGGCCCGGCACCGCCACACCCTGGCCGCCTCGCTCCAGGCGGAGGTGCGCAAGAACGTCTTCTTCGCCCGGGCGCGGCGCTACGGCTCGGCGCGGGAGGCGGCGCTGGCGCCCCACCAGATCCCGGTCTCGGTCTACGACAACCTGGTCCAGACCGTCCGTCGCCACCTGGACCTGCTCCACCGCTGGGTGGCGCTCCGGAAGCGGGCGCTGGGCCTGGACGAGATCCACCTGTACGACGTCTACGTCCCCGTCGACGCCGGCGAGGAGCGCCCCATCCCCTACGAGGAAGCGGTCCGCCTGGTGGAGGACGGCCTCCGCCCGCTGGGCGAGGGGTACCTGCGCGATTTCGACGCCGGCGTGCGCGGCGGCTGGGTGGACGTCTATGAGAACCGCGGCAAGGCGTCCGGCGCGTACACCAGCACCGTCTACGGGACACACCCCTACGTCCTGCTCAACTACCAGGAGAACCTGGACAGCGTCTTCACGCTGGCCCACGAGATGGGCCACGCCATGCACAGCTTCTACTCCAACGCCCGCCAGCCGTACCCCACGTCGCAATACGCCCTCTTCGTGGCCGAGGTGGCCTCCACCCTGAACGAGTCGCTCCTCATCCAGGAGATGCTGGAACGGACCCGGGACCCCATGGAGCAGCGCCGGCTCCTGGACCGCTACCTGCAGGCCTTCCGGGCGACGCTCTTCCGGCAGACGCTCTTCGCCGAGTTCGAGCAGCGGATTCACGAGCTGGTCGAGTCCGGCGGCGCGCTCCAAGCCGAGAACCTCTCCACGATCTACCACGACCTGAACGTCGACTACTTCGGGCCGGAGATGGTGATCGACGCCGAGATCGACCTGGAGTGGGCCAGGATCCCCCACTTCTACATGAACTTCTATGTCTACCAGTACGCCACCGCCTTCTCCGCCGCCACCGCCCTGGCCCAGCGGATCCGCCGCGAAGGCGAGCCGGCGCAGCGCAGATACCTCGACTTCCTCGCCAGCGGCAGCTCGCGCGACCCCCTGGACCTGCTCGAGGCCGCTGGCGTCGACCTGCGCCGGCCCGAGCCCATCGAAGAGGCGCTCGCCTTCTTCTCCCGGCTTCTCGACCGCTTCGAGGCAACGGGGCTATGA
- a CDS encoding NifB/NifX family molybdenum-iron cluster-binding protein — MGTVRIALPVDADGQVFPHFGRAPRLAVATLEDGQVHDWQVLEVDWGASHDREPHGEHHRRVFEDLRGQGVEVVLAGGMGEGMVRSLSGAGVQVVLGVSGDARSAAETYAAEHGA, encoded by the coding sequence ATGGGTACTGTGAGGATCGCACTTCCTGTCGACGCCGACGGGCAGGTCTTCCCCCACTTCGGCCGGGCGCCGCGGCTGGCGGTGGCCACGCTGGAGGACGGGCAGGTGCACGACTGGCAGGTGCTGGAGGTCGACTGGGGCGCCTCCCACGACCGGGAACCCCACGGGGAGCACCACCGCCGGGTCTTCGAGGACCTGCGCGGGCAGGGCGTGGAGGTGGTCCTGGCCGGTGGCATGGGCGAGGGCATGGTCCGCTCCCTGAGCGGTGCCGGCGTCCAGGTGGTGCTGGGCGTCTCCGGCGACGCCCGCAGCGCCGCCGAGACGTATGCCGCGGAGCATGGCGCCTGA
- a CDS encoding 4-hydroxy-3-methylbut-2-enyl diphosphate reductase: protein MQVLKITPRGYCYGVADALTLAQRVAADPRVPRPIHVLGMIVHNRHVVDWLRTLGVVTLEGSNRLQLLEQIDRGTVIFTAHGVSPEVKRRAREKGLHVVDATCPDVTRTHEVIRRKVAEGYEIVYIGKKGHPEPEGAMGEGGGHVHLVETEQDLEALPIPPGREKVAVVTQTTLSQWDTAALIAQVRRRFPAAEVFNEICLATQLRQKAAVEEGRRCDLVIVVGDEQSNNSNRLVDVVRQIAGRPAYRIGYVGEIDPAWFRGARCVGVTAGSSTPSQIVNEVIAYLEGFDPEDPATWERRSRLEEGPLAILPAARRSSEPSSGGAGAA from the coding sequence ATGCAAGTCCTGAAGATCACACCGCGCGGCTACTGCTACGGCGTGGCCGACGCGCTGACGCTGGCGCAGCGGGTGGCGGCCGACCCCCGGGTGCCGAGACCGATCCACGTCCTGGGCATGATCGTCCACAACCGGCATGTGGTCGACTGGCTGCGCACCCTGGGTGTGGTCACCCTGGAAGGAAGCAACCGGCTCCAGCTCCTGGAGCAGATCGACCGGGGGACGGTCATCTTCACCGCCCACGGCGTCTCCCCCGAGGTGAAGCGGCGGGCGCGGGAGAAGGGGCTGCACGTGGTCGACGCCACCTGCCCCGACGTGACCCGCACCCACGAGGTGATCCGCCGCAAGGTGGCGGAGGGTTACGAGATCGTCTACATCGGCAAGAAGGGCCACCCCGAGCCCGAGGGAGCCATGGGCGAGGGCGGGGGCCACGTCCACCTGGTGGAGACCGAGCAGGACCTGGAGGCGCTGCCGATCCCTCCCGGCAGGGAGAAGGTGGCGGTGGTCACCCAGACCACCCTCAGCCAGTGGGATACGGCCGCTCTGATCGCGCAGGTGCGCCGGCGCTTCCCCGCGGCCGAGGTCTTCAACGAGATCTGCCTCGCCACGCAACTCCGCCAGAAGGCGGCGGTAGAGGAGGGGCGCCGCTGCGACCTGGTGATCGTGGTGGGCGACGAACAGTCGAACAACTCCAACCGCCTGGTCGACGTGGTCCGCCAGATCGCCGGGCGCCCCGCCTACCGCATAGGCTACGTGGGCGAGATCGACCCGGCCTGGTTCCGAGGCGCCCGCTGCGTGGGCGTCACCGCCGGATCGTCGACGCCCAGCCAGATCGTCAACGAGGTGATCGCCTACCTCGAGGGCTTCGATCCGGAGGATCCGGCCACCTGGGAGCGGCGCAGCCGCCTCGAGGAGGGGCCGCTCGCCATCCTCCCCGCTGCCAGGCGGTCCTCGGAACCCTCGTCCGGCGGCGCCGGGGCGGCATAG
- a CDS encoding CBS domain-containing protein, with amino-acid sequence MFVRNFWRTDILSVRVETTADEALAVLQDTGVTSLPVTRGKELVGVITARAVYDWALAGRFPPATVGDLMEEAPEPLHPDDVIEAVAVRMLGEPLNFLPVVDEGGELIAIVTRDALIAEFARLFGAGEENTRFTLAAVERPGQLERIARIVGAHGGNITHVVTHRAERAGAYLIMLRVDVESPGALAKAFAEAGFGVVDVFNFRNGRRIGLATSPQE; translated from the coding sequence TTGTTCGTCCGCAACTTCTGGCGGACGGACATCCTTTCCGTCCGGGTCGAGACGACGGCCGACGAGGCGCTGGCGGTCCTGCAGGACACGGGCGTCACCTCGCTGCCGGTGACGCGGGGGAAGGAGCTGGTGGGCGTCATCACCGCCCGTGCCGTCTACGACTGGGCGCTGGCCGGGCGCTTCCCGCCGGCCACCGTGGGCGACCTGATGGAGGAAGCGCCGGAACCGCTCCACCCCGACGACGTGATCGAGGCGGTGGCCGTCCGCATGCTGGGCGAGCCCCTCAACTTCCTGCCCGTGGTGGACGAGGGCGGCGAGCTGATCGCCATCGTCACCCGGGACGCCCTCATCGCCGAATTCGCCCGTCTCTTCGGCGCGGGCGAGGAGAACACGCGCTTCACCCTGGCGGCCGTGGAGCGACCCGGCCAACTGGAGCGGATCGCCCGCATCGTGGGCGCCCACGGCGGGAACATCACCCACGTGGTCACCCACCGGGCGGAGCGCGCCGGCGCCTACCTGATCATGCTCCGGGTCGACGTCGAGAGCCCCGGCGCCCTGGCCAAGGCCTTCGCCGAGGCAGGCTTCGGCGTCGTCGACGTCTTCAACTTCCGGAACGGCCGCCGGATCGGACTGGCCACGTCCCCGCAGGAGTGA